A region from the Acyrthosiphon pisum isolate AL4f chromosome A1, pea_aphid_22Mar2018_4r6ur, whole genome shotgun sequence genome encodes:
- the Tsr gene encoding twinstar, translating into MASGVTVADACKKVYEEIKKDKKHRYVVFHIKDEKQIDIEVIGERNSTYDLFLEDLQKAGPQECRYGLFDFEYTHQCQGTSESSKKQKLFLLCWCPDTAKVKKKMVYSSSYDALKKSLVGVHKAFQATDHSEASQEVIEEKLRSTDRQ; encoded by the coding sequence ATGGCATCTGGAGTAACCGTAGCGGATGCGTGCAAAAAGGTCTACGAGGAGATCAAAAAGGACAAGAAGCACAGGTACGTGGTGTTTCACATCAAGGACGAGAAGCAGATCGACATCGAGGTGATCGGCGAGCGCAACTCTACATACGACCTGTTCCTAGAAGACCTGCAAAAGGCCGGCCCGCAAGAATGCCGTTACGGTCTGTTTGACTTCGAGTACACTCACCAGTGCCAGGGCACGTCCGAGAGCTCAAAGAAGCAAAAGCTCTTCTTGCTCTGCTGGTGCCCAGATACTGCCAAAGTCAAGAAGAAGATGGTCTACTCGTCCAGTTACGACGCGCTCAAGAAGTCACTGGTTGGCGTACACAAGGCGTTCCAGGCCACTGACCATTCGGAAGCTTCCCAAGAAGTCATCGAGGAGAAGCTCAGGTCCACCGAcagacagtaa